The following proteins come from a genomic window of Anas platyrhynchos isolate ZD024472 breed Pekin duck chromosome 20, IASCAAS_PekinDuck_T2T, whole genome shotgun sequence:
- the SLC13A2 gene encoding solute carrier family 13 member 2: MAGFWQMTLACWKYLIIVLVPLLFLPLPLAIDTKEARCGYVIILMALLWCTEALPLAVTALFPVLLFPLMNIMDSTAVCMEYLKDTNMLFIGGLLMAIAIEKWHLHKRIALRVLLITGVKPALLLMGFMVVTAFLSMWISNTATTAMMVPIAQAVLDQLHKSEMEFKRAGQESENINKAFELQEEPTKSNKEEPTKPNNFTETDQKGDSNVLTIEEDTQSNENLQDEKHMKLSKGLSLSICYAASIGGIATLTGTTPNLVLKGQVDEIFPDNGNIINFASWFSFAFPTAVVLLILAWIWLQILYMGFDFQKNFGCDRSPSAKAKEKQAFTIIKEEHKKLGSMKFAEIAVSVLFILLVLLWFTREPGFIPGWATVLFNKNDTSFVTDATVAIFISILLFIIPSEFATSTKDRQQAGRKPKVLAPPALLDWTSVHQKMPWNIVLLLGGGFALAKGSEESGLSEWLGSKLTPLEEIPHPAIALLLCLLVATFTECTSNVATTTLFLPILASMAKNICLNPLYVMLPCTLSASLAFMLPVATPPNAIVFSYGHLKVIDMAKAGFVLNLLGVLTIALALNTWSSSLFNLHIFPSWANETGLCWANGTRICWANGTDIC; the protein is encoded by the exons aTGGCTGGCTTCTGGCAGATGACCCTAGCCTGCTGGAAATACCTGATCATAGTACTAGTGCCCCTTTTGtttctgcctctgcctctggCTATTGATACCAAG GAGGCGCGATGTGGTTACGTTATCATCCTGATGGCACTGCTTTGGTGCACAGAAGCCTTGCCGTTGGCTGTCACAGCACTCTTTCCCGTCCTGCTCTTCCCACTCATGAATATCATGGATTCAACAGCA GTCTGCATGGAGTATTTGAAGGACACCAATATGCTTTTTATTGGGGGACTGCTGATGGCCATTGCTATTGAGAAGTGGCACCTACACAAGCGCATCGCTCTGCGGGTCTTGCTAATCACTGGTGTCAAACCAGCCCT GCTTCTCATGGGTTTCATGGTTGTGACTGCCTTCCTGTCCATGTGGATCAGCAACACAGCCACCACTGCCATGATGGTGCCGATAGCACAGGCAGTGTTGGATCAGTTGCATAAGTCAGAAATGGAGTTTAAAAGAGCTGGCCAGGAGTCTGAGAACATCAATAAAGCCTTTGAACTGCAAGAAGAGCCAACTAAATCAAATAAAGAAGAGCCAACTAAACCAAATAACTTCACAGAAACAGACCAAAAAG GTGATAGCAATGTTCTGACGATCGAGGAAGACACACAGAGCAACGAAAATCTTCAAGACGAGAAGCACATGAAACTCTCCAAGGgactctctctctctatttgtTACGCAGCCAGCATTGGAGGGATTGCAACTCTGACTGGGACAACACCAAATCTGGTACTGAAAGGACAAGTTGATGA GATCTTTCCTGACAACGGTAACATCATCAACTTTGCCTCTTGgttctcttttgcttttcccACCGCCGTCGTGTTGCTGATTTTGGCTTGGATTTGGCTGCAAATATTGTACATGGGCTTTGA ttttcagaagaattttGGTTGCGATAGAAGTCCTTCTGCAAAGGCTAAGGAGAAACAGGCCTTTACGATTATCAAGGAAGAGCACAAGAAACTGGGCTCGATGAAGTTTGCAGAGATAGCAGTTTCAGTCCTCTTCATACTGTTGGTACTGCTCTGGTTTACCAGAGAGCCTGGGTTCATACCAGGTTGGGCAACTGTTCTCTTCAACAAAAATGACACAAG CTTTGTTACTGATGCTACAGTTGCCATCTTCATTTCAATTTTGTTGTTCATCATCCCTTCTGAATTTGCTACCAGCACTAAAGACAGACAACAAGCAG GCAGGAAGCCAAAGGTCCTAGCACCCCCAGCTCTCTTGGACTGGACATCAGTTCACCAGAAAATGCCGTGGAACATTGTATTGCTGCTGGGAGGTGGTTTTGCCTTAGCCAAAGGCAGCGAG GAATCTGGTCTGTCTGAATGGTTAGGCTCAAAATTGACTCCTCTGGAGGAAATCCCTCATCCAGCCATTGCTCTCCTGCTGTGTCTCCTTGTTGCTACTTTCACTGAGTGCACCAGCAACGTGGCCACTACTACCCTCTTTCTCCCTATTCTGGCTTCAATG GCTAAAAATATCTGCCTCAATCCACTCTATGTCATGCTGCCCTGTACACTTTCTGCATCATTGGCGTTCATGCTACCAGTGGCCACTCCCCCTAATGCCATCGTCTTCTCCTATGGACATCTCAAGGTTATAGATATG GCCAAAGCTGGATTTGTACTCAACCTCCTGGGAGTCCTGACGATAGCTCTAGCCCTCAACACCTGGTCTTCATCCTTGTTCAACCTGCACATCTTCCCTTCCTGGGCAAATGAGACAGGCTTATGCTGGGCAAATGGGACACGCATATGCTGGGCAAATGGGACAGACATATGCTAA